Genomic DNA from Candidatus Hydrogenedentota bacterium:
TCCGACGAGGTGTACGAGGCCATCTACTGGCACACCACGGGACGGCCCGGACTGGGGCGGATGGGCCAGGGGCTGTGCGTGGCGGATTTCGCCGAGCCCACGCGGAAGTACCCCGAGGCGGGCGAGGCCCGCGAGCTGCTGCGGAAGGACGGCTTTGATGCCGCGCTCCGCTTTGTGGCGGAGAAGAAGGCCGTTTTCAGCCAGGCCAAGGAGGTGACCGACCCGAACACGGAGGCCTTCCTTATCTGGCTGCGCCGGGTGCAGGCCTGATGGCGTCCGCGGACCCCTTCGCCGAACTGGCCCGGCACTATGACCCGCTGATGGCGCATGTGGACTACGGGCGATGGTTTTTCACGGCGGACGCGCTGACGGAGCTGCTGCCGCCGGTTTTCACGCATGTGGACGCGGGCTGCGGCACGGGGGTCTTCCTGGAGCGGACACGCGGCGCGGGATGGCGCTCGGCGGGGGTGGACCTGTCGCCCGCCATGCTCCGCTCCGCCAGGAGGACGCGCGGCGCTCTGCCCGTGGCCGTGGCGGACCTGCGCGCCCTGCCCCTTCACAATGGCGCGCATTTCATCACCTGCCTTTTCGACTCGCTCAATTTCCTGCTGGAGGAGGAGGATGTGCGGCGGGCGTTCCGGTCCCTTGCGGGGGCGCTGCGGCCGGGGGGCCTGCTGTATTTCGACGCGGTCACGGAGCGCATGATGACCGAGCACTTTGCGGACCAAGCCTGGACCGAGGACACGGGCGGGTTTAGGACGACCTGGGACAACGCGTATGACCCGGCCACGAAAATCTGCACCACCCGCGTGAAAGTGGGGGGGCGGGCGGAGTCCGTCACCCGCGAGCGGGCCTATCCGCTGGACTGG
This window encodes:
- a CDS encoding class I SAM-dependent methyltransferase; this encodes MASADPFAELARHYDPLMAHVDYGRWFFTADALTELLPPVFTHVDAGCGTGVFLERTRGAGWRSAGVDLSPAMLRSARRTRGALPVAVADLRALPLHNGAHFITCLFDSLNFLLEEEDVRRAFRSLAGALRPGGLLYFDAVTERMMTEHFADQAWTEDTGGFRTTWDNAYDPATKICTTRVKVGGRAESVTRERAYPLDWIADQVQEAGMEVLGVFDAHTWKGATRRSIRADFVAALNPRPEQVRAIRGVAATVRRFLGQGV